GACCTTCATTTTACGAAGGAAGACCTGGATTATCTGAGATCCACAAAAATTTTTGACGAGGGCTTCATCGACTATCTGGCCCGTTTCAAGTTCGACTGCGACGTGTGGGTGGTGCCGGAAGGAACCCCCATCTTCCCGGGGGAGCCGATCGTCACGGTGCGCGGCTCCGTGATTCAGGCGCAGTTCATCGAAACGATGGTGCTTCTGTGCGTCAACCATCAGACCCTGATCGCGACGAAGGCGAACCGCATCGTGCGCGCCGCGCAGGGGCGGGCGGTAATGGAATTCGGCTCGCGCCGCGCGCAGGGCTTCGACGGGGCGGTGTACGGCGCGCGCGCGGCGTACATCGGCGGGTGCGCCGGGACGGCCTGCACCATCTGCGACCGCGATTTCGGGATTCCCGCCATGGGCACCATGGCCCACAGCTGGGTTCAGCTTTTCGACAGCGAGCTCGACGCGTTCCGCGCCTATGCGCGCGAGTATCCGTCCCAGTGCACCCTGCTGGTCGATACCTACAACGTGCTAAAGTCCGGCGTCCCGAACGCCATCCGCACGTTCAACGAGGAACTGCTTCCGCACGGCTTCCGCCCCGCGGGAATCCGCATCGACAGCGGCGACATTACTTACCTTTCCCGCAAGGCGAGAAAGATGCTGGACGAAGCCGGCTTTGAGGACTGCAAGATCTGCGCTTCGAACGCCTTGGACGAATACATCATCCGCGACATGCTGATGCAGGGGGCGCAGGTGGACAGCTTCGGTGTCGGCGAGCGCATGATCACCTCCGCTTCCGAGCCGGTGTTCGGCGGCGTTTACAAGCTTTCGGGCGTGGAGCGCAGCGACGGCACCGTGGAGCCGAAGATCAAGATCAGCGAGAACGTCTCCAAGATCACGACGCCCGGCTTCAAGAAGATATGGCGACTCTTCGACCGCTTCAGCGGCAAGGCGATGGCGGATGTCATCACCCTGCACGACGAGGTGATCGACGACGGCAAGCCCTACGAAATCTTCGACCCGGATTACGTCTGGAAGCGCAAGCGCCTGGTGGATTTCAGGGCGGTCCCGATTCAGGAGAAGATTTTTGAAAACGGCCGCTGCATCGTGAAGCCGCGCCCGCTGAACGAAATCCGCTCGTACTGCGCCGAGCAGGTCGGAAAGCTGTGGGAAGAGGTCACGCGCTTTGAAAATCCGCACCGGTATTATGTCGACCTCTCGCAGAAGCTCTGGCAGATGAAGGAAACGCTCATCTCCGACCACAGATATTAGGCCGCTGAACATCCCTTGACACCGCGCCGGAAATCGGTTATAATACGCTATTGCGAGCAGGCTGAACAGCTGCGGGCAGAATCCCGAAAGGGCCTGTCCGAGGAAAGTCCGAGCTCCACAGGGCAGGAATAACGGCTAACGGCCGCCGGGGGCGACCCCAGGGAAAGTGCAACAGAGAGATACCGCCCGCTTTTGCGGGTAAGGCTGGAAAGGCGGGGTAAGAGCCCACCAGCGCGCGGGAGACCGCGCGGCTATGTAAACCCTATTCGGAGCAACACCGCAGTGGGACGGAAGGCGTCGGCCCGGCGCGTCCCTAGAAGGTGGCATCGAGCCGCGGCGGCAACGCCCGGCCAAGATAGATGGCTGTTCACGACAGAACTCGGCTTACAGGCCTGCTCGTACTTTTTTTACCAAAAACCGCTTTACAGGCGGTTTTTTTGCTGCCTAAGAAACTTTAAACAGTTGGTTATCGTGCGGCTTTTTCAGGCCTATCGCGTTCTGCCATATTTCGTTACCTTATTTTATATACAAAAAACCTGTGCTTCGATCATAGCATAGCGCCTTTTAAAATGCAAGAGGTCCATAACCTTTCTCAATTTGCGGTTGACAGAAGCGACGACAGAATATATGATAGAAATAAGTGGATTGGAAATTGATTTATTGGAGGTCATCAATATGTCGAGAGGCCGCAAACCAGCGAAACCGATTGCAGAACAAATCAAGGATAAAGAGGAACTCGTCAAGAAGCTGCAGAGCGAAATAACTAAAATGAAAAAGCAGGAAGAAGAAAAAGAGCTTCGGGAAATCAAAACCGAAATTAAAGAATCAGGCGTTGACCTGAAAGAAATAATTGCCGCCATTCAAGCGAAAAAGTCGTCCTGAGCGGGCGGCTTTTTTTCATATGGTTTGGATAGGGGGACTACTCCCGCAAGATGTATTTTGCGGCTTTCTCGGCGGCGCTGGAAGCCGCTACGAGCCAATGGGGGTTGTCCTGCAGGGCTGTAATCCAGCCGCGCATATAGGCCACGCTGTTCGATTCCTCGGCGGGGGTTAAAATTCCAAGGCTGGCACAGAGCATAGACGCGCCCATTTCGGCGGTGAGTTCTTCTTTGCTATATTCTTTGCCGCCGCAGAAGTCGTGTTTCAAACGGTCAAGGCGATTTTTTGCTCCCGTGCTGTGCACGGCTTCATGGAAAGCCGTCCCATAAAATGCTTCCGCGCATTTGAACGTATTTGCCATGGGAAGCATAATCGTGTCGGCGAGGGGATTATAACAGGCTCTGTCGCCGTTTTGGTATATCACCTGAATTTTTTCACGACCGATATAATTTTCAAAGACGGCTTGCGCCTTTGCGTTTGGCTGAAAATCGAATTCAGGCTTTACTTTTTCGCTTTGCGGTAATCCGTCGATATCTTCCGCATGAAAGACATTATAATATTTCAGGTAAGGCACTTTTTGCGTCTTGGTTTCGAGTTCCCCGTTTTGATTTTTAACCTTTTTTTCGCGCTCGCAAAAATTGAAATAGACCACGATCTCCTGATGACAACCCTTGCGGATTTTCAGCTTTGGATTATGCTTTTGCAAATCGCAGAATTGATTCCACGTTAAATATTCCCCACTGCCCAAAAGCGGAACATTGATTCCCGAATAGGTACGCTTCGTCACATAATTTCGGGGTGCGTCCGCATACACCCATGGTTTTTCCCACGGCAATGGCTCTTTGTTTTTTATCGCTGCTTCAATTTTAGATATCATGCGCCGCGCTATCATTTGATGGATTTTATTTGTCATTTTTATCGTCCTCTCTGTACTTATTTTTTATCATTCTACAATAACAGACAAAAAAATATAACAATAAAAATATTTAGTTTAGAATGACTTTTTTTCAACTAAGACACCGCTTCATTTAACTGCTTGGAATAAATCGAAACGAGCGCTTTGGAAACGCCTATCAATCGGGCAATTTCAGCTTTTGATTTACCGCAATTTAAATATTTCCGTATTTGAATCAGCTTGTCCGACTTCGCGGCTTGGCGTTTGGTGAGGCCATCGGAATTACGGCGTTGCTTTTTCCGCTTCGCGTAGTCGCGTTTTCTCTTTTCA
This window of the Ruminococcaceae bacterium BL-6 genome carries:
- a CDS encoding conserved protein of unknown function (Evidence 4 : Unknown function but conserved in other organisms) encodes the protein MTNKIHQMIARRMISKIEAAIKNKEPLPWEKPWVYADAPRNYVTKRTYSGINVPLLGSGEYLTWNQFCDLQKHNPKLKIRKGCHQEIVVYFNFCEREKKVKNQNGELETKTQKVPYLKYYNVFHAEDIDGLPQSEKVKPEFDFQPNAKAQAVFENYIGREKIQVIYQNGDRACYNPLADTIMLPMANTFKCAEAFYGTAFHEAVHSTGAKNRLDRLKHDFCGGKEYSKEELTAEMGASMLCASLGILTPAEESNSVAYMRGWITALQDNPHWLVAASSAAEKAAKYILRE
- the pncB gene encoding Nicotinate phosphoribosyltransferase; this encodes MNENQRLPFGKNLTMLTDFYEITMANGYFTNGFQDKIAYFDMFFRKIPDSGGFAIMAGVQQLVEYLKDLHFTKEDLDYLRSTKIFDEGFIDYLARFKFDCDVWVVPEGTPIFPGEPIVTVRGSVIQAQFIETMVLLCVNHQTLIATKANRIVRAAQGRAVMEFGSRRAQGFDGAVYGARAAYIGGCAGTACTICDRDFGIPAMGTMAHSWVQLFDSELDAFRAYAREYPSQCTLLVDTYNVLKSGVPNAIRTFNEELLPHGFRPAGIRIDSGDITYLSRKARKMLDEAGFEDCKICASNALDEYIIRDMLMQGAQVDSFGVGERMITSASEPVFGGVYKLSGVERSDGTVEPKIKISENVSKITTPGFKKIWRLFDRFSGKAMADVITLHDEVIDDGKPYEIFDPDYVWKRKRLVDFRAVPIQEKIFENGRCIVKPRPLNEIRSYCAEQVGKLWEEVTRFENPHRYYVDLSQKLWQMKETLISDHRY
- a CDS encoding conserved protein of unknown function (Evidence 4 : Unknown function but conserved in other organisms): MIEISGLEIDLLEVINMSRGRKPAKPIAEQIKDKEELVKKLQSEITKMKKQEEEKELREIKTEIKESGVDLKEIIAAIQAKKSS